ATTTCAAACGCAAGTGCACCTTGATAAACAAACATATCAATACCATTTTGAATGATTGCACCTTGCTCTTTCGCCTCGCATAAAATTTTCGTTTCAAATGGGTTATAAATTATATCTGATACAATCGTCCCTTTTTTTAACGAAGAAATTTGTAACGGCGTATGTTCAACGCGTGGATGCATACCTATCGTTGTCGTCTGAATGATAATATCATAATTCCCTTGCTCTTCTGTTGCTTTTTCTAAAGATAAAGGAACAGAATGAACAGTAGCCGTACATGCAGCAATAAGTTCTTTCGCCTTATCTACTGTACGATTGGCTACATCAATCTCTTTCACACCTACATCGGCAAGAGAAAAATAAATCGCTCGACTAGCACCACCTGCGCCAAGCAATAAAATACGTTTCTCTTGAAGTGGTTCACTACTAACGGACTGCAATGCTCGGACAAAACCAATTCCATCTGTATTGTAGCCAATCAACTTTCCACCCTTATGAACCACTGTATTTACCGCACCAATTTGTTTTGCTAGCGGGTCAATCTCATCCAAATAATCCATAATCGCAACTTTGTGCGGAGTTGTTACATTAAATCCTGAAATACCTAATGCTTTTAAACCTCTTACTGCTTCCCCTAGCTCTTCCTCTTTAACAAGAAAGGCATGATAATGGGCATCCATATTCAAGTGTTCAAATGCATCGTTATGCATAACGGGTGATAGTGAATGTCCAATTGGATTTCCGATTACACCATATAATTGTTTCATAAATCCCTCTCCATATTAAATTAAAGATTTACGCAATGAAACACTTACTCCTTTTGGTACGTGTGCAACAATTTTTGCTCCCGGTTCGTTCACAGTAACCCATCCTAATCCAGAGAATACAACATCCGTTTTTGGTTCACGAATATTAAACTCGTATTTCACTAGCTCTGGCATATTTTCTAATTCTTCTGGTGTTGGCGGGCTTAGTAAATCTCCAGCATGATTTTTATATAATTCATCTGCTTTCTCAAGCTTTGTACGATGGATTGTTAAACGATTCGAGAAGTGACAAGTAAATGCACGACGACCGCCACTTACATAATCAAAACGTGCCAGTCCACTAAAGAACAATGTTTGTTCTTCATTTAATTGGAACACCATCGGCTTAATTTCTTTTGTTGGTGTAATAAGCTTTAAGCTTTGTTTTCCAACATAGTGAGCCATTTGATGGTGGTTAATAATACCTGGCGTATCATATAAAGAAGATTCTTCATCTAACGGGATATCAATTAAATCAAGTGTTGTTCCTGGGAAATGAGATGTTGTAATTACATTTTCAGTCTCATCACTAAATTCTTTAATCATACGATTAATAAATGTCGATTTCCCTACATTCGTACATCCAACAACATAAACATCTTTGCCGCCGCGATAATACTCAATAGCCTCTGCTAGTTCAGCAATTCCTTGTCCCTTCGCTGCACTAATTAAAAAGACATCTTCTGGTTTTAATCCTAGCTGCTTTGCACTATAGCGCATCCAATGCTTTACTTTATCATGTTTTACTGACTTTGGAATTAAATCAGCTTTATTTCCAACAAGTAATACTTTATTATTTCCTACGAAACGATGTAAGCCAGGTAACCAGCTACCATTAAAATCAAAAATATCTACAATTTTGACTACTAATGCATCTGATTTTCCAATTCCATTTAAAATGCGTAGGAAGTCATCATCTGTTAACGATACATCTTGAATTTCGTTATAATGTTTCAAGCGAAAACAGCGTTGGCAAATGACTTGTTCTTTTTCTAAAGATGAGGCAGGAGCATACCCCACTTCGTTTTTATTTTCTGTTTGAATTTCTACACCGCAACCAATACATTTAATTGTTTCAGTCAAACTTTATTCCTCCCAGTTAATTAAACCTTTTTTCTTCATATTTTTCATAATTCTTCGTTCGATTTTTCGATTAAAGCGCGTTACTAATCCGTCCGTTTGTGCCACCGGTACAACTAAAATTGTATGAAGGCCTACTCGGTTTCCACCAAGCACGTCAGTCAGTAACTGATCTCCAATTACTACAACTTCATCTGGCTGCAAACGCATCTCTTGTATCGCACGCTTAAATGCGCGAACAAATGGTTTACGTGCACTATGAATAAATGGAATACCTAATGGATCAGCAAAATCTTTCACACGTTGCTCATTATTATTTGAAACGACCGTTACTTGGATGCCTTGCTCTTTCATCTCCAAGAACCATTTTTCAAGTTGCGGCGTTGCATTAGGACGATCCCATTCAATTAAAGTGTTATCTAAGTCAGTAATAACGCCTTTAATCCCACGTTTTTTTAAATCTTCTGGTTGAACATGATATACATTTTTTACATATTCATTTGGTAAAAATAGTTTCAATTTCTTTCACCTCTTTGAGGATTTTTCATAAAATTTTTCGACAACATTTTTCGATATATAACCTGTGGATAAAATTGTACACATTTTCCACATTAATCTTTCAGTTAATTTGGAATTTACTAACAAACTATACACACTTTATCCACCTAGGTATGTGGATAACCACTCGTTTGTGGCTGTCATATTTTTTTGGTACATTAAATGCATCAACGAATCAATCCTTATATTATTAGGAGGTGACTCACCTTGAAAACAAAACATATGGAACAGTTATCCACTGAGTTACTCACTGAGTCTTATTATAAAGCAAAAGAACTAAAATTAAATCCCGACTTCATTTTACTTATAAAACAAGAAATCATTAGACGCTCATTAGAGGACAAGCTTGTCAAATCATCTTGATTACATATAGAGTGAAAGTTTAATCAGCCCGTACCAATTAAACAGTTAAAGGATACATTATTGGATGCCCTGTAAAAAGAGCCATCCTACGATGGCTCTCGAATAAACAAGTACTCCCATCTAGGGGATTTCATCATTAAGTATCTTTGCCCATAACTCTTACTTACGGTTATAAAAGCTTTTCTTTATTTATGAGCTAAGCGAGTAGCTATTTTTTCACCAAGACGAAGCTCTTGTCCACTCTTTAATTCCTGCACTACTTCTATCATATCTTTTTCAAACAATAACACAACTGTTGAACCAAATGTAAAGTATGCCATTTCTTCACCTTTTTGAACAGTGTCTCTCTCATGCAAAAGCTCAATACTATTAACAAACATGGCACCTACTTTTACAAGAGCCATATGCTCGCCATCACTGCTTACTTCTGTAACAGAACGATAATTTTTTGACAGTGGTTCTTTCCCGTATTCCATACCAGCTGCATTTACCGGATATGATTTTCTACCGAGTACAAATCTTTCAGTCACAGAACCAGAAAGCGGACTATGAATACGATGATAATGACTTGGGCTTAAATAAATAACCATATATGTACCACCTGCATATCGCTGTGCACGTTCTTCATTACCTAGCATATCCACAATCGAATAACGCTTTCCTTTAATATCAAATGTTTTTGTATCCTCAATAGGACCATGATCTGCAAAAACACCATCAACAGGACTAACGATACTCGATGCATCTGCATCAATACTACGCTTTCCTTCTTTTAGCTTACGCGTAAATAATTCATGCAATGTTCTATATTCCTTCAAACCCTTTTCCATCTCATCTTGATTAATTTGAAAAACTTTCGCATACGATGGAATAATGATAGAGCTCAAACGAGATTGTGCAAATTTACGTAATATATAAGAAGTAAAGCGACCATTTGTAAGTTCTATCATAAGTCGATATAATGTACGTCGCAAATTGCGAAACCCCCTAATCAGTCTATAACTTTAGTTTTCCCTTCTTTTCTTTCTATATCATATGTAAAATTGGTTCTTATTCCCACATATCATATAAAGCAGCCTTATTATACATACAGAAAACTAAGTATGGTATTATTCTTAAATTATTTAGCACCTTCTAATATTACAGATAGAATCCGTCATTTTCAACAGTGAACATGTATTTCTTCTTAGCATAACGCGTTTTCTTTTCTTATTTACAATAAGAAAAGCAGCCCATTTTAAAATATGGCTGCTTCTAATACACTTTACTCTTTCGCTTTTTTCTCTTTCTCTGCCCTTACAAACTCGTGGAACATTTTCATTAAAGCACGCTTTTCGATCCGTGATACGTAGCTTCTAGAAATACCAAGTGCCTTAGCGATTTCCCGCTGTGTTTTCTCCTTATCTAGCCCAAGTCCAAAACGTTTCACAATCACTT
This genomic interval from Bacillus thuringiensis contains the following:
- the aroE gene encoding shikimate dehydrogenase, yielding MKQLYGVIGNPIGHSLSPVMHNDAFEHLNMDAHYHAFLVKEEELGEAVRGLKALGISGFNVTTPHKVAIMDYLDEIDPLAKQIGAVNTVVHKGGKLIGYNTDGIGFVRALQSVSSEPLQEKRILLLGAGGASRAIYFSLADVGVKEIDVANRTVDKAKELIAACTATVHSVPLSLEKATEEQGNYDIIIQTTTIGMHPRVEHTPLQISSLKKGTIVSDIIYNPFETKILCEAKEQGAIIQNGIDMFVYQGALAFEMWTGHAPNIERMKQLVIRKLGG
- the yqeH gene encoding ribosome biogenesis GTPase YqeH, which codes for MTETIKCIGCGVEIQTENKNEVGYAPASSLEKEQVICQRCFRLKHYNEIQDVSLTDDDFLRILNGIGKSDALVVKIVDIFDFNGSWLPGLHRFVGNNKVLLVGNKADLIPKSVKHDKVKHWMRYSAKQLGLKPEDVFLISAAKGQGIAELAEAIEYYRGGKDVYVVGCTNVGKSTFINRMIKEFSDETENVITTSHFPGTTLDLIDIPLDEESSLYDTPGIINHHQMAHYVGKQSLKLITPTKEIKPMVFQLNEEQTLFFSGLARFDYVSGGRRAFTCHFSNRLTIHRTKLEKADELYKNHAGDLLSPPTPEELENMPELVKYEFNIREPKTDVVFSGLGWVTVNEPGAKIVAHVPKGVSVSLRKSLI
- a CDS encoding YqeG family HAD IIIA-type phosphatase, which gives rise to MKLFLPNEYVKNVYHVQPEDLKKRGIKGVITDLDNTLIEWDRPNATPQLEKWFLEMKEQGIQVTVVSNNNEQRVKDFADPLGIPFIHSARKPFVRAFKRAIQEMRLQPDEVVVIGDQLLTDVLGGNRVGLHTILVVPVAQTDGLVTRFNRKIERRIMKNMKKKGLINWEE
- a CDS encoding sporulation histidine kinase inhibitor Sda — translated: MKTKHMEQLSTELLTESYYKAKELKLNPDFILLIKQEIIRRSLEDKLVKSS
- a CDS encoding phosphatidylserine decarboxylase, which encodes MRRTLYRLMIELTNGRFTSYILRKFAQSRLSSIIIPSYAKVFQINQDEMEKGLKEYRTLHELFTRKLKEGKRSIDADASSIVSPVDGVFADHGPIEDTKTFDIKGKRYSIVDMLGNEERAQRYAGGTYMVIYLSPSHYHRIHSPLSGSVTERFVLGRKSYPVNAAGMEYGKEPLSKNYRSVTEVSSDGEHMALVKVGAMFVNSIELLHERDTVQKGEEMAYFTFGSTVVLLFEKDMIEVVQELKSGQELRLGEKIATRLAHK